The following are encoded together in the Deinococcus soli (ex Cha et al. 2016) genome:
- a CDS encoding CaiB/BaiF CoA transferase family protein, translating into MTPDLPLSGVRVADFTRVLTGPLCTMLLGDLGADVIKVEPPGGDDTRAWGPPFQTGPDGARESSYFLSVNRNKRSVTLDLKAGEGLEAARRLIAGSDVLVENFRPGTLERLGLGWDDLHATHPRLIYASITGFGLSGPYRDRAGYDVIAQGMGGLMSYNGEAGGEPLRVGVAVADVYSGALITQAILAALYARERTGRGARVDVNLLESVIALGSSQVGRYLATGEVPVPTGNDHRSIVPYGTFPCADGFVNIAVGNDALWRRFCAALDDPDLGADARFATNEGRVTHRADLDTRLLPALARHTRADLMTRLEVAGVPCGPVNDLADVFRDPHVQARGVAVPVPHPTLGETTVTSPPWRFGGEALQVRRAPPTPGQHTGEVLAELGLSADVSSGGSAPEPD; encoded by the coding sequence ATGACCCCAGACCTGCCCCTGAGTGGCGTGCGCGTCGCGGACTTCACCCGCGTCCTGACCGGCCCGCTGTGCACCATGCTCCTCGGCGACCTCGGCGCGGACGTGATCAAGGTCGAGCCGCCCGGCGGGGACGACACCCGCGCCTGGGGGCCGCCCTTCCAGACGGGGCCGGACGGCGCGCGCGAAAGCAGTTACTTCCTGAGCGTGAACCGCAACAAGCGCAGCGTCACCCTGGACCTCAAGGCCGGGGAGGGGCTGGAGGCCGCCCGCCGCCTGATCGCGGGCAGCGACGTGCTCGTCGAGAACTTCCGGCCCGGCACGCTGGAGCGCCTGGGGCTGGGCTGGGACGACCTGCACGCCACGCACCCCCGCCTGATCTACGCGAGCATCACCGGGTTCGGCCTGAGCGGCCCGTACCGCGACCGCGCCGGGTATGACGTGATCGCGCAGGGCATGGGCGGCCTCATGAGCTACAACGGCGAGGCGGGCGGCGAGCCCCTGCGGGTCGGGGTGGCGGTCGCGGACGTTTACAGCGGCGCGCTGATCACCCAGGCAATCCTCGCGGCGCTGTACGCCCGCGAACGCACCGGACGCGGCGCGCGGGTGGACGTGAACCTGCTCGAAAGCGTGATCGCGCTGGGCTCCTCGCAGGTGGGGCGCTACCTCGCCACCGGGGAGGTCCCCGTGCCCACCGGGAACGACCACCGGTCCATCGTCCCGTACGGCACCTTCCCCTGCGCGGACGGGTTCGTGAACATCGCCGTGGGGAACGACGCGCTGTGGCGGCGCTTCTGCGCGGCGCTGGACGACCCTGACCTGGGCGCGGACGCCCGCTTCGCCACCAACGAGGGCCGCGTCACGCACCGTGCCGACCTCGACACGCGCCTGCTCCCCGCGCTGGCCCGCCACACCCGAGCCGACCTCATGACCCGCCTGGAGGTCGCGGGCGTCCCCTGCGGCCCCGTGAACGACCTGGCCGACGTCTTCCGCGACCCGCACGTGCAGGCGCGCGGCGTTGCCGTGCCCGTCCCGCATCCCACCCTGGGCGAGACGACCGTCACCAGCCCCCCCTGGCGCTTCGGCGGGGAGGCCCTCCAGGTGCGCCGCGCGCCCCCCACGCCCGGGCAGCACACCGGCGAGGTGCTGGCGGAACTGGGCCTCAGTGCGGACGTCAGCTCAGGCGGTTCAGCGCCCGAGCCAGATTGA
- a CDS encoding xanthine dehydrogenase family protein molybdopterin-binding subunit, with protein MTTPELSARTHLGRPRKIIDGLEKLVGRAPYVADQWLPGLLHARPVLSPYPHARIRGIDRTAALAVPGVHSVLLGADLNVKPMHSRPSLLLAEDLVVFAGQPVALILADTEAQAADAAALLDVDYEVLDAVEDAEAALAGGTLVWPQGVPKADGGMAGLHGGEAGAQVAREPSNVDEDRTFGRGDVDAALAGAAFTAGGSFRVAGVHQGYLEPHAVAAQPGARPGEVTVYTSTQGQYVVRSEVAGALGLRERDVHVVPLTVGGGFGAKYGIMDALVAAAALHARQPVRLVLTRSEDMLTTMPAPAIDVTLRLGADADGTLTAVDADVRIENGAFRFGHGGIIATMLGGLYRCENVRIRTRELLLNRAPVGAYRAPGVPQALFALESAVDDLTRQLGADPLEWRLRHAVQAGDPMGTGRPWPDIGLRDCLEAARAHPLWQGRRDLPAHEGVGLAVGGWPGAFSPAGAVCRVDTDGTVRLHVGSVDISGVHSSMVLIAAETLGVDPDQVEIVQGTTDSGPYAPNSGGSQVTISLSGAVLDASTQVRDQLLDLAARHFEAHRDDLELTGGQALVRGIPDRAIPIGKLAAQAQRAPGGPGPVVAEGRAALKAGAPGFIAHLVHVRVDPDTGAVTLRRSVAAQDVGFALNPLLVEGQIQGGSAQALGLGLLEGLDYAGGTLANPNFLEYAFPTSTDMPPLEALLVQRPSEHGPFGARIVGEPPITAGAAALANAVREAAGVRVTELPFTPEAVWRLRQAQSGD; from the coding sequence GTGACCACGCCTGAACTGTCGGCCCGCACGCACCTGGGCCGTCCGCGCAAGATCATCGACGGCCTGGAGAAACTCGTGGGCCGCGCGCCCTACGTCGCCGACCAGTGGCTGCCGGGGCTGCTGCACGCCCGGCCCGTGCTGTCCCCGTACCCGCACGCGCGCATCCGGGGCATTGACCGGACGGCGGCGCTGGCCGTGCCGGGCGTGCACTCGGTGCTGCTGGGCGCGGACCTGAACGTGAAGCCCATGCACTCGCGCCCCAGCCTGCTGCTGGCAGAGGACCTGGTGGTGTTCGCGGGTCAGCCGGTCGCGCTGATCCTGGCGGACACCGAGGCGCAGGCGGCGGACGCGGCGGCGCTGCTGGACGTGGACTACGAGGTGCTGGACGCCGTGGAGGACGCGGAGGCGGCCCTGGCGGGCGGGACGCTGGTGTGGCCGCAGGGCGTCCCGAAGGCCGACGGCGGCATGGCCGGGCTGCACGGCGGCGAGGCGGGCGCGCAGGTGGCGCGCGAGCCGAGCAACGTGGACGAGGACCGCACCTTCGGGCGCGGGGACGTGGACGCGGCCCTGGCGGGGGCGGCGTTCACGGCGGGCGGGTCGTTCCGGGTGGCGGGCGTGCATCAGGGGTACCTGGAGCCGCACGCAGTGGCGGCGCAGCCCGGCGCGCGGCCCGGCGAGGTCACGGTGTACACGAGCACCCAGGGGCAGTACGTGGTGCGCAGTGAGGTCGCGGGCGCGCTGGGCCTGCGTGAGCGGGACGTGCACGTGGTGCCGCTGACGGTGGGTGGAGGCTTCGGCGCGAAGTACGGGATCATGGACGCGCTGGTGGCCGCGGCGGCGCTGCATGCGCGGCAGCCGGTGCGGCTGGTCCTGACGCGCAGCGAGGACATGCTGACCACCATGCCCGCCCCGGCCATCGACGTGACGCTGCGGCTGGGCGCCGACGCGGACGGCACCCTGACGGCCGTGGACGCGGACGTACGCATCGAGAACGGCGCGTTCCGCTTCGGGCACGGGGGGATCATCGCCACGATGCTGGGCGGCCTGTACCGCTGCGAGAACGTGCGGATCCGCACGCGCGAGCTGCTGCTGAACCGCGCGCCGGTCGGGGCGTACCGGGCGCCGGGCGTGCCGCAGGCGCTGTTCGCGCTGGAGTCCGCTGTGGACGACCTGACCCGTCAGCTGGGCGCGGACCCGCTGGAGTGGCGGCTGCGCCACGCCGTGCAGGCGGGCGACCCGATGGGCACCGGGCGGCCCTGGCCGGACATCGGGCTGCGCGACTGCCTGGAGGCCGCCCGCGCGCACCCGCTGTGGCAGGGGCGCCGCGACCTGCCCGCGCACGAGGGGGTGGGGCTGGCGGTGGGCGGCTGGCCGGGCGCGTTCTCCCCGGCGGGCGCGGTGTGCCGCGTGGACACCGACGGCACGGTGCGGCTACACGTGGGCAGCGTGGACATCAGCGGCGTGCATTCCAGCATGGTGCTGATCGCCGCCGAGACGCTGGGGGTGGACCCGGATCAGGTGGAGATCGTGCAGGGCACCACGGACAGCGGGCCGTACGCGCCGAACTCCGGGGGGTCGCAGGTGACGATCAGCCTGTCGGGCGCTGTGCTGGACGCCAGCACGCAGGTGCGTGACCAGCTGCTGGACCTCGCGGCGCGGCATTTCGAGGCGCACCGTGACGATCTGGAACTCACGGGCGGGCAGGCGCTCGTGCGGGGGATTCCGGACCGCGCCATTCCGATCGGGAAGCTGGCGGCGCAGGCGCAGCGCGCGCCGGGCGGGCCGGGCCCGGTGGTCGCCGAGGGCCGCGCGGCCCTGAAGGCGGGCGCCCCGGGGTTCATCGCGCATCTCGTGCACGTGCGGGTGGATCCGGACACCGGGGCGGTCACCCTGCGGCGGTCGGTGGCGGCGCAGGACGTGGGCTTCGCGCTGAACCCGCTGCTCGTCGAGGGGCAGATCCAGGGGGGCAGCGCGCAGGCGCTGGGGCTGGGGCTGCTGGAGGGCCTGGACTACGCGGGCGGCACGCTGGCCAACCCGAATTTTCTGGAGTACGCGTTCCCGACGAGTACGGACATGCCGCCGCTGGAGGCCCTGCTCGTGCAGCGGCCCAGCGAGCACGGGCCGTTCGGCGCGCGGATCGTGGGGGAGCCGCCGATCACGGCGGGCGCGGCGGCCCTGGCGAACGCGGTGCGTGAGGCGGCGGGTGTGCGCGTGACCGAGCTGCCCTTTACCCCCGAGGCGGTCTGGCGGCTGCGGCAGGCGCAGTCCGGGGACTGA
- a CDS encoding MFS transporter → MTTSTSSPTRSGQAPPDRVTQTTLLLLSALTIMSGATIAPALPAMQAHFADTPNAALLVKLALTILGIVIAVTAPLFGVLADRYGRRPVLLASLALYVVGGGSGLIAQSLGAVLLGRVVLGLAVAGTMTAAGALVNDLFSGAARGRFLSQQAAFNSFGGAVLLPLGGVLAAAGWRAPFALYLAAALLLPLLLRLPRGIPGEAHDPAAPAQAPRWGVITLVYALALGYMIVFYLMPAQGPFLLRALHANPGLTGLMLGSSTLMAAVTSLVFSRFAGRFDPRRLAGLGMLVVAVGWLLVFRAPGLVVVEAGLLVAGLGGGLIFPNLYAWLADLTPPAWRGRVTAGMSSAIFLGQFLSPLVLAAPAGHEAQGFAAGAALAAGMGALLLILSVLGRRAPTAPVPQQG, encoded by the coding sequence ATGACGACCTCCACCTCCTCCCCCACCCGGTCCGGTCAGGCCCCCCCGGACCGGGTCACCCAGACCACGCTGCTGCTCCTCTCGGCGCTTACCATCATGTCCGGGGCCACCATCGCCCCGGCGCTGCCCGCCATGCAGGCGCACTTCGCCGACACCCCGAACGCCGCGCTGCTCGTGAAACTGGCCCTGACCATCCTGGGCATCGTGATTGCCGTCACCGCGCCACTGTTCGGGGTGCTGGCCGACCGCTACGGCCGCCGCCCGGTCCTGCTGGCCTCGCTGGCGCTGTACGTGGTGGGAGGCGGCAGCGGCCTGATCGCGCAGAGCCTCGGCGCAGTGTTGCTGGGCCGCGTGGTGCTGGGACTGGCCGTGGCAGGGACCATGACGGCCGCCGGTGCCCTCGTGAACGACCTGTTCAGCGGCGCTGCGCGGGGCCGCTTCCTGAGCCAGCAGGCGGCCTTCAACAGCTTCGGCGGCGCGGTGCTCCTGCCGCTGGGCGGCGTGCTCGCCGCTGCAGGCTGGCGCGCGCCCTTCGCGCTTTACCTCGCGGCCGCGCTGCTGCTGCCGCTGCTGCTGCGCCTCCCGCGCGGCATTCCCGGTGAGGCCCACGACCCGGCGGCGCCCGCACAGGCGCCGCGCTGGGGCGTGATCACGCTGGTGTACGCCCTGGCGCTGGGGTACATGATCGTGTTCTACCTGATGCCCGCCCAGGGACCCTTCCTGCTGCGCGCCCTGCACGCCAACCCCGGCCTGACCGGGCTGATGCTGGGCAGCTCCACCCTGATGGCCGCCGTGACGTCCCTGGTGTTCTCGCGCTTCGCCGGGCGCTTCGATCCGCGCCGCCTGGCGGGGCTGGGCATGCTGGTCGTGGCGGTGGGCTGGCTGCTGGTGTTCCGCGCGCCGGGCCTGGTGGTCGTGGAGGCCGGGCTGCTCGTCGCCGGGCTGGGCGGCGGGCTGATCTTCCCGAACCTGTACGCGTGGCTGGCCGACCTGACGCCCCCCGCGTGGCGGGGCCGCGTGACGGCGGGCATGAGCAGCGCGATCTTCCTGGGGCAGTTCCTCAGCCCGCTGGTCCTGGCCGCGCCCGCCGGGCACGAGGCGCAGGGCTTCGCGGCGGGCGCGGCGCTGGCCGCCGGGATGGGCGCGCTGCTGCTGATCCTGAGCGTGCTGGGCCGCCGCGCTCCCACAGCCCCGGTGCCCCAGCAGGGCTGA